Proteins encoded in a region of the Dromaius novaehollandiae isolate bDroNov1 chromosome 18, bDroNov1.hap1, whole genome shotgun sequence genome:
- the BPTF gene encoding nucleosome-remodeling factor subunit BPTF isoform X11, producing MRGRRGRPPKQQQPAAASAQASSPAPPAPAGPIGGLRSRQRGSSRGRWATSAQAETAGPKQKGAGAAQASSSAATSPRGGSKRKAGSGGSSTPGGGGSSGKGRGRAGAGGAGGGGGGGSCNSQGRAASSRRSISKVVYDDHESEEEEESMVSEEEEEGDPEDNQDSEEEEEEEIMEEEDDDDSDYPEEMEDEDDASYCTESSFRSHSTYSSTPGRRRQRVHRPRSPILEEKDIPPLEFPKSSEDLMVPSEHIMNVIAIYEVLRNFGTVLRLSPFRFEDFCAALVSQEQCTLMAEMHIVLLKAVLREEDTSNTTFGPADLKDSVNSTLYFIDGMTWPEVLRVYCESDKEYHHVLPYQETEDYPYGPVENKIKVLQFLVDQFLTTNIAREELMSEGVIQYDDHCRVCHKLGDLLCCETCSAVYHLECVKPPLEEVPEDEWQCEVCVAHKVPGVTDCVAEIQKNKPYIRHEPVGYDRHRRKYWFLNRRIIIEEDSESEKDKKIWYYSTKIQLAELIECLDKDYWEADLCKTLEEMREEIHRHMDVTEDLTNKARGNNKSFLSAANDEILEIIRIRKGEVGEDKNTSADEAEKAKSDVDDGQTDTEKGKEESADQDKTEETPAEQDTEKVKTEEETGQMIPSNSSSVSAAPLQSDVENSNSSELSSLQNDSVKMSDDAENAERGSQDSEDLGEKSNGERSDSPGTGKGAPGSTRMLTRLRNPDSKLSQMKNQQVAAAAHEANKLHKEGREVLVVNSQGEVSRMNAKKEVVMKGNINNYFKLGQEGKYRVYHNQYATNSFALNKHQHREDHDKRRHLSHKFCLTPAGEFKWNGSVHGSKVLTISTLRLTIIQLENNIPASFLHPNWASHRSNWIKAVQMCSKPREFALALAILECAIKPVVMLPIWRESLGHTRLRRMTALEREEKEKVKKKERKQEEEETMQQATWVKYTFPVKHQVWKQKGEEYRVTGYGGWSWISKTHVHRFVPKLPGNTNANYRKLLPTKNEDMTIEKCDLEKRKNPVKVKIEKDKMKDSRDLQAKNKADVSETLGKVHVKEEKKSSEEKAEISANSENLNHAKGKAEKEIDCENDKVIKEEPMDIDDVKIESPIKDEDSHCKRDIINVSEGFHLRTCYKRKVKSSKLDGLLERRIKQFTLEEKQRLERMKLEASAKTVGIRSVSPQKIIDELQAGKVKEGSQFDMSSEDRTYISDKTQTEDVEQDCLPISSLSHTKSGEPDELSLPSANRLSKGEGQLLDEDSPQCSEGESSVQSDSKESNPEPMTTDKCQGQEVLKECESSFADGLKQTNAESKIKWDVLETSEKPLKQKLPVSRVSQSECENLQPVVTESSRRKDVLAVLENTEGNSEWQSKDPESNCMIKSPSEPTSFQEGEMEEETVLRKTEGKSENKTVFHQKSVSKDLEAFKTELISERSHESQTLEHMDGAETDEELLSSKLSEANGKKKGQELKVETSTISRCVDQTNLNSITDKKNNKNESETDVEKEKSAFQMNGKDNDKILSNDECLVKDTCETTAGSDTEPKVNNINKSIPEHEIKPLTFKESSVKPFMNGDIMVEGTNDKNNVDPKSSLQSSPEFESGESLQPPHEVPDYVQKTEEKQLSPERSTFVGTASTPTHTFCKENNLSGETECMETEVIEDKKVAPSPVTSCEESSLSSDFADQNGLQTYKVENTNGENKIKTIITEVTTTTSTVSTESKTVFKVAETVAANDEKTTVVSSTENCAISTVTTTTTVTKLTTPATDSNVDVISVQEHSKTVVTTTVTDSLTTSEGTLVTSMTVSKEYSTKDKVKLMKFARPKKTRSGTALPSYRKFVTKSSKKSIFVLPNDDLKKLARKGGIREVPYFNYNAKPALDIWPYPSPRPTFGITWRYRLQTVKSLAGVSLMLRLLWACLKWDDMAAKAPPGGGTTRTETSETEITTTEIIKRRDVGPYGIRSEYCIRKIICPIGVPEAPKETPTPQRKGLRSSALRPKRPETPKQTGPVIIESWVAEEELELWEIRAFAERVEKEKAQAVEQQAKVSELKKSEEFKAQMEAQLKQQRLAAQQKRLEQQKQIPAAGVAPAVTTASSTATTVSTPQKVVVGPLTGPVPTGTKVVLTTKVGSPATVTFQQNKNFHQTFATWVKQGQSSTATSTAATSATTIASTGQTFQISGSPVTMAGKVITKLPLPANSKIVAVNVPSTQGGVVQVQQKVLGIIPSTTGASQTFTSFQPRTATVTIRPNTTGTLGTTSTSQVMQGTPLRPGMTVIRTPLQQSTLGKTIIRTPLVVQQGILPASQTQQVVTQIIRGQPVSTAVSSTSTASSSPGQKTVTSPGTPPQPIQPQTTPQPPRPQQGQVKLTMAQLTQLTQGQGGSQGLTVVIQGQGQTTGQLQLIPQGVTVIPGPGQQLMQAAMPNGTIQRFLFTPLPAAATTASTTTTTVSTSTSAAGEQKQALQAQPTSALPPIQPQPQSQQQSQPQVQNQSISPVPSAQPQAPQPPLQPETQTQPESQTPTSVDSPATPEAQSSKSPVTVQSPTQTQAQGQSPVQVQSQPQTAIPPQGQSQVQPQQPAQVQTTTQQQIPMQPHAPIQIQAQLQQSQPQVQTSVSTLPTTQSLNQVPVQSPTRPQLQLQQPPTKVITVPQLQQQVQVLSQLQSHVVAQIQAQQGSVPQQIKLQLPIQIQQTSPVQAHQIQNVVTVQAASVQEQLQRVQQLREQQQKKKQQQIEIKREHTLQASNQSDIIQKQVVMKQNAVIEHLKQKKTLTPAEREENQRMIVCNQVMKYILDKIDKEEKQAAKKRKREESVEQKRSKQNATKLSALLFKHKEQLKAEILKKRALLDKDLQIEVQEELKKDLTKIKKEKEKAQAAAAAAAAAAAAAAAAATAPPPPPPPPLPPPPQQHSANVTSSSTTVPMPVSSQKRKRDEEKDSSASKSKKKKMISTTSKETKKDTKLYCICKTPYDESKFYIGCDLCTNWYHGECVGITEKEAKKMDVYICNDCKRAQEGSSEELYCICRTPYDESQFYIGCDRCQNWYHGRCVGILQSEADLIDEYVCPQCQSTEDAMTVLSPLTDKDYEGLRRVLRSLQAHKMAWPFLEPVDPNDAPDYYGVIKEPMDLATMEERILKRYYKKVTEFVADMTKIFDNCRYYNPSDSPFYQCAEVLESFFVQKLKGFKASRGKNKTNGSNLALIPS from the exons GTAGGAGAAGACAAAGAGTGCATCGTCCTCGTTCtccaattttggaagaaaaagatatCCCACCTTTGGAGTTTCCTAAATCCTCAGAGGACTTAATGGTGCCTAGTGAGCATATAATGAATGTTATTGCCATCTATGAGGTACTAAGGAACTTTGGCACTGTTTTACGCCTCTCTCCTTTTCGTTTTGAGGACTTCTGTGCTGCTCTGGTAAGTCAAGAGCAGTGCACACTTATGGCAGAGATGCATATAgtgcttttaaaagcagttttacgTGAAGAAGACACTTCAAATACTACCTTTGGACCTGCTGACCTCAAAGATAGCGTTAATTCCACTTTGTATTTCATAGATGGAATGACGTGGCCAGAGGTTCTGCGGGTATATTGTGAGAGTGACAAGGAATACCATCATGTTCTTCCTTATCAAGAGACAGAGGACTATCCTTATGGACCAGTAGAGAATAAAATCAAAGTTCTGCAGTTCTTAGTGGATCAGTTTCTTACAACAAACATTGCACGTGAAGAGTTAATGTCAGAAGGTGTTATCCAATATGATGATCATTGTAGGGTTTGTCACAAACTTGGGGATTTGCTTTGCTGTGAAACTTGTTCAGCCGTGTACCACTTAGAGTGCGTGAAACCACCTCTTGAAGAGGTACCGGAGGATGAATGGCAGTGTGAAGTCTGCGTAGCACATAAGGTGCCTGGAGTAACTGACTGTGTTGCTGAAATCCAAAAAAATAAACCATACATTCGACATGAACCCGTTGGATATGACAGGCATAGAAGAAAATACTGGTTCCTGAACAGGAGAATTATTAT AGAAGAAGATTCAGAAAGTGAGAAAGATAAGAAAATCTGGTACTATAGCACAAAGATACAGTTGGCAGAGTTGATTGAATGCCTAGACAAAGATTACTGGGAAGCTGACCTATGCAAAACTCTGGAAGAAATGCGTGAAGAAATTCATCGGCACATGGATGTAACAGAAGACCTTACTAATAAAGCACGGGGCAACAACAagtccttcctttctgcagcaaatG ATGAAATTTTGGAGATTATCAGAATAAGAAAAGGAGAAGTAGGGGAAGATAAAAACACATCAGCCGATGAGGCAGAAAAGGCCAAAAGTGATGTTGATGATGGCCAGACAGATACTGAGAAAGGCAAGGAGGAATCTGCAGATCAAGATAAAACTGAAGAAACACCTGCTGAGCAAGacacagaaaaagtgaaaacagaag AGGAAACTGGTCAGATGATCCCTAGCAACAGTAGTAGTGTATCTGCTGCACCTCTACAGTCAGATGttgaaaacagcaacagcagtgaGTTGAGCTCTCTGCAGAATGACTCCGTTAAGATGTCTGATGATGCTGAAAATGCAGAGAGAGGATCCCAGGATTCAGAGGACTTAG GAGAGAAATCTAATGGTGAAAGAAGTGACTCTCCAGGCACAGGAAAAGGTGCACCAGGTTCGACACGAATGCTCACAAGATTACGAAATCCAGATAGCAAGTTGAGCCAGATGAAAAATCAGCAGGTTGCTGCTGCAGCGCATGAAGCAAATAAATTACATAAAGAAGGCAGAGAG GTTCTGGTGGTCAACTCTCAAGGTGAAGTCTCCCGAATGAACGCAAAGAAGGAAGTTGTGATGAAAGGAAATATCAACAACTATTTCAAATTAGGGCAAGAGGGGAAGTATCGCGTTTATCATAACCAATATGCCACTAATTCATTCGCATTGAACAAGCACCAGCACAGGGAGGACCATGACAAGAGACGGCATCTCTCACATAAATTCTGCCTGACTCCTGCTGGAGAGTTCAAATGGAACGGGTCTGTACACGGGTCCAAAGTTCTCACCATATCCACTTTGAGGCTAACTATTATTCAGCTAGAAAACAATATCCCAGCATCATTCCTTCACCCTAACTGGGCTTCCCACAG GTCTAACTGGATTAAGGCTGTTCAGATGTGTAGCAAACCTAGAGAATTTGCGCTTGCTCTGGCTATATTGGAATGCGCAATTAAACCAGTTGTCATGCTGCCAATCTGGCGAGAATCCTTGGGGCACACTAG ATTACGCAGAATGACAGCAttagaaagagaggaaaaggagaaagtgaaaaaaaaagagagaaaacaagaagaagaagaaacaatgcAGCAAGCTACATGGGTGAAATATACCTTTCCTGTCAAACATCAg gtttggaaacaaaaaggagaggaatatAGAGTAACCGGATATGGTGGCTGGAGCTGGATTAGTAAAACACATGTCCATAGGTTTGTGCCCAAACTACCTGGAAATACTAATGCAAATTACAGAAAGTTGCTACCGA CAAAGAATGAAGATATGACTATTGAAAAATGCgacttggagaaaagaaaaaatccagtaaaggtaaaaatagaaaaagataaaatgaagGATTCTCGTGATCTGCAAGCAAAGAACAAAGCAGATGTTTCAGAAACCTTGGGGAAAGTACacgtgaaagaagaaaaaaagtcaagtgaagaaaaagcagaaattagTGCAAATTCTGAAAACTTAAATCATGCAAAAGGTAAAG CGGAAAAAGAAATTGATTGTGAAAATGATAAAGTCATCAAGGAAGAACCTATGGATATAGATGATGTGAAAATTGAATCCCCCATAAAAGATGAGGATAGTCATTGTAAACGGGATATAATCAATGTCAGTGAGGGATTTCATTTAAGGACTTGCtacaaaagaaaagtaaaatcatCAAAATTAGATGGACTACTTGAGAGGCGAATAAAACAATTtacactggaagaaaaacagcGTCTAGAAAGGATGAAACTGGAGGCTAGTGCTAAAACTGTAGGCATTCGATCTGTAAGCCCCCAGAAAATCATAGATGAGCTACAAGCAGGAAAAGTAAAAGAAGGAAGCCAGTTTGACATGTCTTCCGAAGACAGAACCTATATTTCAGATAAGACCCAAACTGAAGATGTGGAACAGGACTGCTTGCCGATCAGCAGCCTCTCTCATACCAAAAGTGGTGAGCCAGATGAGCTGTCTTTGCCTTCAGCAAATAGGCTGTCAAAGGGAGAAGGCCAGCTGCTGGATGAAGACTCCCCTCAGTGCTCTGAAGGTGAAAGCTCAGTTCAGAGTGACAGTAAAGAAAGCAACCCTGAACCTATGACTACTGATAAATGTCAAGGGCAAGAGGTTCTTAAGGAATGTGAGAGTTCCTTTGCAGATGGCTTGaaacaaacaaatgcagaaaGTAAAATCAAATGGGATGTTTTGGAAACAAGTGAAAAACCTTTGAAGCAAAAATTACCTGTTTCCAGAGTATCTCAGAGCGAATGTGAAAATTTACAGCCAGTGGTAACTGAAAGCAGCCGTAGAAAAGATGTTCTGGCTGTTCTTGAAAACACAGAAGGGAATTCTGAATGGCAGAGCAAAGACCCAGAAAGCAATTGCATGATAAAAAGCCCTTCTGAACCAACATCCTTTCAAGAAGGTGAGATGGAGGAAGAAACTGTTCTAAGAAAGACTGAAGGTAAATCAGAAAACAAGACTGTATTTCACCAAAAATCAGTTAGTAAAGATCTAGAAGCATTTAAAACAGAGCTAATTTCTGAAAGAAGTCATGAAAGTCAAACTCTGGAACACATGGATGGGGCAGAAACTGATGAGGAGTTACTGAGCTCTAAGCTATCTGAGGCTAATGGTAAAAAGAAAGGTCAGGAATTGAAAGTGGAGACAAGTACAATAAGCAGGTGTGTTGATCAGACAAATCTAAATAGTATTACTgacaaaaagaataataaaaatgaatctgAGACAGACgtagaaaaggaaaaatcagcatttcagaTGAATGGGAAAGACAATGATAAAATATTATCAAATGATGAATGCTTAGTTAAAGACACCTGTGAAACTACAGCAGGGAGTGATACTGAACCAAAagttaataatattaataaatccATTCCTGAACATGAAATAAAACCATTGACTTTTAAGGAGTCCTCAGTAAAACCATTTATGAACGGTGACATTATGGTAGAAGGcacaaatgacaaaaataatgtGGACCCTAAGTCATCTTTGCAGAGTTCACCAGAGTTTGAATCTGGAGAGAGTCTTCAGCCACCACATGAAGTTCCAGACTATgtgcagaaaactgaagaaaagcagctttctCCTGAAAGATCCACCTTTGTTGGCACTGCTTCCACACCGACGCATAcattctgtaaagaaaataacCTAAGCGGTGAAACAGAATGTATGGAAACTGAAGTCATTGAGGATAAGAAAGTTGCTCCATCACCTGTGACATCATGTGAGGAGTCTAGTTTGAGTAGTGACTTCGCTGATCAGAATGGTCTACAGACATATAAAGTGGAAAATActaatggagaaaataaaataaaaactatcaTTACTGAAGTGACTACCACAACATCAACTGTTTCTACAGAATCTAAAACTGTGTTTAAAGTTGCGGAGACTGTAGCTGCTAATGATGAGAAAACAACAGTGGTATCATCTACAGAAAATTGTGCCATATCTACTGTAACTACCACCACTACTGTAACTAAGCTTACCACTCCAGCTACAGACAGCAATGTTGATGTCATTTCTGTACAAGAGCATAGCAAAACAGTAGTTACAACAACAGTAACTGATTCACTGACCACCTCAGAAGGCACGTTGGTGACTTCCATGACTGTCAGCAAAGAGTATTCTACAAAAGACAAGGTGAAATTAATGAAATTTGCAAGACCCAAAAAAACTCGTTCTGGAACTGCCTTACCATCTTACAGAAAATTTGTTaccaaaagcagtaaaaaaagcatatttgttcTACCCAATGACGACTTGAAAAAGTTGGCCAGAAAAGGAGGGATCAGAGAAGTTCCTTATTTCAATTACAATGCAAAACCTGCCTTGGATATTTGGCCGTATCCATCTCCAAGACCAACTTTTGGGATCACTTGGAG ATATCGACTTCAAACAGTAAAATCATTGGCTGGAGTGAGTCTTATGTTGCGGTTACTGTGGGCATGTCTCAAATGGGATGATATGGCTGCAAAAGCTCCACCTGGGGGAGGAACTACACGTACAG AAACGTCTGAAACTGAAATTACAACAACAGAAATAATCAAGCGGAGAGATGTTGGTCCTTATGGAATCCGGTCAGAATACTGtataagaaaaattatttgtcCCATTGGTGTACCAGAGGCTCCAAAAG AAACTCCAACGCCTCAGAGGAAGGGACTACGATCAAGTGCGCTAAGGCCAAAAAGGCCCGAAACACCCAAGCAAACAGGCCCTGTTATCATTGAAAGTTGGGTAGCAGAGGAGGAATTGGAATTGTGGGAGATCAGGGCATTTGCTGAAAG GGTGGAGAAAGAAAAGGCGCAGGCAGTTGAACAGCAGGCTAAGGTTAGTGAACTGAAGAAGTCCGAGGAGTTCAAGGCCCAAATGGAGGCTCAGCTAAAACAGCAACGGTTGGCTGCCCAGCAG AAGCGACTGGAACAGCAGAAGCAGATACCTGCTGCAGGTGTGGCCCCCGCAGTCACTACAGCCAGCAGTACTGCAACTACTGTCTCAACTCCGCAGAAAGTTGTGGTAGGCCCTTTAACGGGTCCAGTTCCCACTGGAACCAAAGTAGTACTTACTACAAAAGTGGGTTCTCCGGCTACAGTAACATTCCAACAGAACAAGAATTTCCATCAGACCTTTGCTACTTGGGTTAAACAAGGCCAATCTTCAACAG CCACTAGCACAGCTGCCACCTCAGCCACAACCATTGCCAGCACAGGGCAGACCTTCCAGATCTCAGGCAGTCCAGTAACGATGGCAGGGAAAGTGATAACTAAGCTGCCACTCCCTGCAAACAGCAAGATTGTTGCCGTCAATGTGCCATCAACTCAAGGAG gTGTTGTTCAAGTTCAGCAAAAGGTATTGGGTATCATTCCGTCAACTACAGGTGCAAGTCAGACATTTACTTCATTCCAGCCAAGGACAGCGACTGTAACGATTAGGCCAAATACCACAGGGACTTTAGGAACAACAAGCACTTCACAG GTAATGCAAGGAACACCACTCCGCCCTGGTATGACAGTAATACGGACACCACTTCAGCAGTCAACACTTGGAAAGACCATCATTCGAACACCTCTAGTGGTGCAACAAGGTATTCTTCCAGCCA GTCAGACACAGCAGGTGGTGACTCAGATAATCAGGGGTCAGCCTGTCTCAACAGCAGTTTCTAGTACTAGCACAGCTTCTTCAAGTCCTGGGCAGAAGACAGTAACATCTCCTGGAACGCCACCTCAGCCCATACAGCCACAAACCACACCGCAGCCCCCTCGCCCTCAGCAGGGACAAGTGAAACTCACTATGGCCCAGCTCACACAACTAACGCAAGGACAG GGTGGCAGTCAAGGATTAACTGTGGTAATTCAGGGACAAGGTCAAACTACTGGTCAATTACAATTAATCCCTCAGGGTGTGACTGTAATACCAGGTCCAGGACAACAGCTAATGCAAGCAGCTATGCCAAATGGTACAATTCAAAGATTCCTTTTCACCCCGCTACCAGCAGCAGCTACTACAGCTAGCACCACTACAACAACAGTTTCCACTTCAACCTCAG CTGCAGGAGAACAGAAGCAAGCTTTACAGGCACAACCAACATCAGCGCTGCCGCCAATTCAGCCGCAGCCTCAGAGTCAGCAGCAATCTCAGCCCCAAGTGCAGAATCAGAGTATTTCGCCTGTGCCATCGGCTCAGCCACAGGCACCTCAGCCACCACTTCAGCCTGAAACTCAGACCCAGCCTGAATCTCAGACTCCAACATCTGTTGACTCTCCAGCCACACCTGAAGCACAGTCATCTAAATCTCCAGTGACAGTTCAGTCTCCGACACAGACCCAGGCTCAAGGGCAATCTCCAGTGCAAGTCCAGAGTCAGCCGCAGACTGCCATCCCTCCACAAGGCCAGTCCCAAGTCCAGCCTCAACAACCAGCTCAGGTGCAGACTACCACCCAACAACAGATTCCGATGCAGCCCCATGCTCCCATACAAATTCAAGCTCAGCTGCAGCAATCACAACCTCAGGTTCAGACTTCAGTCTCAACCCTTCCAACTACTCAAAGTTTAAATCAGGTTCCTGTGCAATCCCCAACTCGTCCTCAGCTGCAACTTCAGCAGCCTCCAACAAAAGTTATTACAGTGCCTCAGCTTCAGCAACAAGTCCAAGTTCTCTCTCAGCTTCAGTCACATGTTGTGGCTCAGATACAAGCCCAACAAGGCAGTGTGCCCCAGCAGATCAAGCTTCAGTTACCTATTCAGATTCAACAAACTAGCCCAGTACAGGCTCACCAGATTCAGAATGTGGTAACAGTTCAAGCAGCTAGTGttcaggagcagctgcagagagttcagcagctcagggagcagcaacagaagaaaaagcagcaacagaTAGAAATTAAACGTGAGCACACCCTTCAGGCTTCTAATCAAAGTGACATTATCCAGAAACAG GTGGTTATGAAACAGAATGCTGTGATAGAACACTTGAAGCAGAAGAAGACGCTGACTCCAGctgagagggaagaaaatcagAG AATGATTGTATGCAACCAAGTGATGAAATATATTCTGGATAAGAtagataaagaagaaaaacaggcagcTAAGAAACGAAAGCGAGAAGAGAGTGTGGAACAGAAGCGTAGTAAGCAGAATGCTACCAAGCTGTCGGCTCTGCTTTTCAAGCATAAAGAACAGCTGAAAgctgaaatattgaaaaaaagaGCACTTCTGGACAAAGATCTACAAATTGAAGTGCAG GAGGAGCTAAAGAAAGACTTGactaaaattaagaaagaaaaggaaaaagcgcaggcagctgctgctgcggctgcagccgctgctgctgcggctgccgcTGCAGCCACTGCACCTCCTCCACCGCCGCCACCACCACTGCCACCGCCACCACAGCAGCACTCAGCCAATGTCACATCCTCCTCCACCACAGTCCCAATGCCAGTATCCTCCCAGAAGAGAAAACGAGATGAGGAGAAAGATTCGTCGGCTTCCAagtccaagaaaaagaaaatgatttctacTACCTCAAAGGAAACAAAGAAGGACACAAAGCTTTACTGCATCTGTAAAACGCCTTATGATGAATCTAA GTTCTATATTGGCTGTGATCTTTGTACTAACTGGTATCATGGAGAATGTGTTGGCATCACAGAAAAGGAGGCTAAGAAAATGGATGTGTACATCTGTAATGATTGTAAACGGGCACAAGAGGGCAGCAGTGAGGAATTGTACTGTATCTGCAGAACACCTTATGATGAGTCACA ATTTTACATTGGCTGCGACCGATGTCAGAACTGGTATCATGGGCGTTGTGTTGGCATTTTACAAAGTGAGGCAGATCTCATTGATGAATATGTGTGTCCACAATGTCAGTCCACAGAAGATGCCATGACTGTACTCAGTCCACTAACTGATAAAGATTATGAAGGTTTAAGAAGAGTACTACGTTCCTTGCAG GCTCACAAGATGGCATGGCCATTCTTGGAACCGGTAGATCCAAACGATGCACCAGATTATTATGGCGTTATTAAAGAACCAATGG